In the Mytilus trossulus isolate FHL-02 chromosome 1, PNRI_Mtr1.1.1.hap1, whole genome shotgun sequence genome, one interval contains:
- the LOC134724059 gene encoding rho guanine nucleotide exchange factor 3-like isoform X1 produces MASSPLYSSFSPESPEIFTCDILQRDPFNMEEIPEIKDVKSSRRHSIIGLASFDFPVLRKRKRKNADEDTISVQSLDVTVKKKSRKSLLRVSSIANLLSPSKSAKKGSETFQRSISFKVPPSPANKVNVTPYKAPQPSPAKRRLSRTWSDMICTTVGTLPTELSHRDIKRQEAIYELYQSENDLVEDLICVKKTYHDSLKKLQLLSDGELKQIFGPIDELIPIHEDLCNRLQNQRLPDGTTQCVGELLKEWVPNLHHYISFCANQVFGKALLDEKKNDEAVEDFLQRCQDSPFSRKLDLWTLLDGARGKFVKYPLLMKTIQKYVTVLDEEDNKNLAEAIKLAENVIAEADREMGKAKCNYFRAKINFIYEEETCQSLEDSTTLVCSGSLKNNKGSKLHVFLFDEVLVVTRLNSQSGQQTFQVYRQPIPVDQLVVTDLKDGEVKMGSFRSAFGSGQTVKNVFRVSFSEHDKGQSHTLIAADEHDKRQWLICFQKLVNIVSSDAVKTGESKDKLKAPGTEKSKDAKKGT; encoded by the exons ATGGCTTCTTCTCCACTCTATTCCTCATTCAGTCCTGAAAGTCCAGAGATATTTACATGTGATATTTTACAAAGAGATCCTTTCAATATGGAAGA AATACCAGAAATTAAAGATGTGAAGAGTTCCAGAAGACATTCCATCATTGGTTTAGCCAGCTTTGACTTTCCTGTACTG cGTAAAAGAAAGAGAAAGAATGCAGATGAAGACACTATAAGTGTACAGAGTTTAGATGTAACAGTCAAG AAAAAGAGTCGTAAATCGTTACTGAGGGTATCTTCAATTGCCAACCTGCTTTCTCCCTCCAAGTCGGCCAAAAAGGGTTCAGAAACATTCCAG cGTTCCATCAGTTTCAAGGTTCCACCATCACCAGCAAACAAGGTCAATGTCACGCCCTACAAAGCACCTCAACCTTCCCCAGCGAAGAGAAGACTTAGTCGGACCTGGAGTGACATGATATGTACAACTGTTGGCACCCTCCCAACAGAACTTAGTCACAGAGACATCAAAAGACAAGAG gCAATTTACGAGCTATATCAAAGTGAAAATGATCTGGTAGAGGACCTCATCTGTGTTAAGAAG ACTTATCATGATTCCCTGAAGAAGTTACAGTTGTTGTCAGATGGTGAACTGAAGCAGATATTTGGTCCCATTGATGAGCTGATTCCAATACACGAAG atttGTGTAACAGACTTCAGAACCAGAGGTTACCAGATGGTACCACACAGTGTGTTGGAGAGCTGTTAAAAGAATGG GTTCCAAATCTACATCACTATATATCCTTCTGTGCCAATCAAGTATTTGGGAAAGCCTTGTTAGACGAGAAGAAGAATGACGAGGCAGTAGAAGATTTCTTACAACGGTGTCAAGACTCTCCATTCAGCAGGAAACTTGACCTATGGACTTTACTAG ATGGTGCTAGAGGGAAGTTTGTCAAATATCCACTTCTAATGAAGACTATTCAGAAATAT GTAACAGTTCTTGATGAAGAAGACAACAAGAATCTGGCAGAAGCT atCAAGTTGGCAGAGAATGTGATTGCTGAAGCTGACAGAGAGATGGGTAAAGCCAAGTGTAACTACTTCAGAGCCAAAATCAACTTCATTTATGAAGAAGAG ACATGTCAGTCATTAGAAGATTCTACGACATTGGTGTGTAGTGGTTCCCTGAAGAATAACAAAGGCAGT AAACTACATGTTTTCCTGTTTGATGAGGTGTTAGTTGTGACAAGACTCAATAGCCAGAGTGGACAACAGACTTTTCAAGTGTACAGACAGCCTATCCCTGTAGACCAGTTGGTCGTTACTGACCTGAAAGATGGGGAAGTCAAGATGGGTTCATTCAGGAGTGCTTTTGGATCAGGACAAACAG taaaaaatGTGTTCCGAGTGTCATTCAGCGAACATGATAAAGGCCAGTCACACACATTGATAGCAGCTGATGAGCATGACAAAAGACAGTGGTTAATCTGCTTCCAGAAATTAGTTAACATTGTTTCCTCTGATGCTGTCAAGACTGGGGAAAGTAAAGACAAGTTAAAGGCACCCGGTACAGAAAAGTCAAAAGATGCCAAGAAGGGAACTTAG
- the LOC134724059 gene encoding rho guanine nucleotide exchange factor 3-like isoform X3, giving the protein METTDLKNRIHFCKQFVVQASCSAKYCLLDFNPYQKKSRKSLLRVSSIANLLSPSKSAKKGSETFQRSISFKVPPSPANKVNVTPYKAPQPSPAKRRLSRTWSDMICTTVGTLPTELSHRDIKRQEAIYELYQSENDLVEDLICVKKTYHDSLKKLQLLSDGELKQIFGPIDELIPIHEDLCNRLQNQRLPDGTTQCVGELLKEWVPNLHHYISFCANQVFGKALLDEKKNDEAVEDFLQRCQDSPFSRKLDLWTLLDGARGKFVKYPLLMKTIQKYVTVLDEEDNKNLAEAIKLAENVIAEADREMGKAKCNYFRAKINFIYEEETCQSLEDSTTLVCSGSLKNNKGSKLHVFLFDEVLVVTRLNSQSGQQTFQVYRQPIPVDQLVVTDLKDGEVKMGSFRSAFGSGQTVKNVFRVSFSEHDKGQSHTLIAADEHDKRQWLICFQKLVNIVSSDAVKTGESKDKLKAPGTEKSKDAKKGT; this is encoded by the exons ATGGAAACAACCGATTTAAAAAACAGAATACACTTCTGCAAACAATTTGTTGTTCAAGCATCTTGTAGtgcaaaatattgtttattggaTTTTAATCCTTACCAG AAAAAGAGTCGTAAATCGTTACTGAGGGTATCTTCAATTGCCAACCTGCTTTCTCCCTCCAAGTCGGCCAAAAAGGGTTCAGAAACATTCCAG cGTTCCATCAGTTTCAAGGTTCCACCATCACCAGCAAACAAGGTCAATGTCACGCCCTACAAAGCACCTCAACCTTCCCCAGCGAAGAGAAGACTTAGTCGGACCTGGAGTGACATGATATGTACAACTGTTGGCACCCTCCCAACAGAACTTAGTCACAGAGACATCAAAAGACAAGAG gCAATTTACGAGCTATATCAAAGTGAAAATGATCTGGTAGAGGACCTCATCTGTGTTAAGAAG ACTTATCATGATTCCCTGAAGAAGTTACAGTTGTTGTCAGATGGTGAACTGAAGCAGATATTTGGTCCCATTGATGAGCTGATTCCAATACACGAAG atttGTGTAACAGACTTCAGAACCAGAGGTTACCAGATGGTACCACACAGTGTGTTGGAGAGCTGTTAAAAGAATGG GTTCCAAATCTACATCACTATATATCCTTCTGTGCCAATCAAGTATTTGGGAAAGCCTTGTTAGACGAGAAGAAGAATGACGAGGCAGTAGAAGATTTCTTACAACGGTGTCAAGACTCTCCATTCAGCAGGAAACTTGACCTATGGACTTTACTAG ATGGTGCTAGAGGGAAGTTTGTCAAATATCCACTTCTAATGAAGACTATTCAGAAATAT GTAACAGTTCTTGATGAAGAAGACAACAAGAATCTGGCAGAAGCT atCAAGTTGGCAGAGAATGTGATTGCTGAAGCTGACAGAGAGATGGGTAAAGCCAAGTGTAACTACTTCAGAGCCAAAATCAACTTCATTTATGAAGAAGAG ACATGTCAGTCATTAGAAGATTCTACGACATTGGTGTGTAGTGGTTCCCTGAAGAATAACAAAGGCAGT AAACTACATGTTTTCCTGTTTGATGAGGTGTTAGTTGTGACAAGACTCAATAGCCAGAGTGGACAACAGACTTTTCAAGTGTACAGACAGCCTATCCCTGTAGACCAGTTGGTCGTTACTGACCTGAAAGATGGGGAAGTCAAGATGGGTTCATTCAGGAGTGCTTTTGGATCAGGACAAACAG taaaaaatGTGTTCCGAGTGTCATTCAGCGAACATGATAAAGGCCAGTCACACACATTGATAGCAGCTGATGAGCATGACAAAAGACAGTGGTTAATCTGCTTCCAGAAATTAGTTAACATTGTTTCCTCTGATGCTGTCAAGACTGGGGAAAGTAAAGACAAGTTAAAGGCACCCGGTACAGAAAAGTCAAAAGATGCCAAGAAGGGAACTTAG
- the LOC134724059 gene encoding rho guanine nucleotide exchange factor 3-like isoform X2: MPAKENKDENLFKIPEIKDVKSSRRHSIIGLASFDFPVLRKRKRKNADEDTISVQSLDVTVKKKSRKSLLRVSSIANLLSPSKSAKKGSETFQRSISFKVPPSPANKVNVTPYKAPQPSPAKRRLSRTWSDMICTTVGTLPTELSHRDIKRQEAIYELYQSENDLVEDLICVKKTYHDSLKKLQLLSDGELKQIFGPIDELIPIHEDLCNRLQNQRLPDGTTQCVGELLKEWVPNLHHYISFCANQVFGKALLDEKKNDEAVEDFLQRCQDSPFSRKLDLWTLLDGARGKFVKYPLLMKTIQKYVTVLDEEDNKNLAEAIKLAENVIAEADREMGKAKCNYFRAKINFIYEEETCQSLEDSTTLVCSGSLKNNKGSKLHVFLFDEVLVVTRLNSQSGQQTFQVYRQPIPVDQLVVTDLKDGEVKMGSFRSAFGSGQTVKNVFRVSFSEHDKGQSHTLIAADEHDKRQWLICFQKLVNIVSSDAVKTGESKDKLKAPGTEKSKDAKKGT; this comes from the exons ATGCCAGCGAAAGAAAACAAAGACGAAAACCTTTTCAA AATACCAGAAATTAAAGATGTGAAGAGTTCCAGAAGACATTCCATCATTGGTTTAGCCAGCTTTGACTTTCCTGTACTG cGTAAAAGAAAGAGAAAGAATGCAGATGAAGACACTATAAGTGTACAGAGTTTAGATGTAACAGTCAAG AAAAAGAGTCGTAAATCGTTACTGAGGGTATCTTCAATTGCCAACCTGCTTTCTCCCTCCAAGTCGGCCAAAAAGGGTTCAGAAACATTCCAG cGTTCCATCAGTTTCAAGGTTCCACCATCACCAGCAAACAAGGTCAATGTCACGCCCTACAAAGCACCTCAACCTTCCCCAGCGAAGAGAAGACTTAGTCGGACCTGGAGTGACATGATATGTACAACTGTTGGCACCCTCCCAACAGAACTTAGTCACAGAGACATCAAAAGACAAGAG gCAATTTACGAGCTATATCAAAGTGAAAATGATCTGGTAGAGGACCTCATCTGTGTTAAGAAG ACTTATCATGATTCCCTGAAGAAGTTACAGTTGTTGTCAGATGGTGAACTGAAGCAGATATTTGGTCCCATTGATGAGCTGATTCCAATACACGAAG atttGTGTAACAGACTTCAGAACCAGAGGTTACCAGATGGTACCACACAGTGTGTTGGAGAGCTGTTAAAAGAATGG GTTCCAAATCTACATCACTATATATCCTTCTGTGCCAATCAAGTATTTGGGAAAGCCTTGTTAGACGAGAAGAAGAATGACGAGGCAGTAGAAGATTTCTTACAACGGTGTCAAGACTCTCCATTCAGCAGGAAACTTGACCTATGGACTTTACTAG ATGGTGCTAGAGGGAAGTTTGTCAAATATCCACTTCTAATGAAGACTATTCAGAAATAT GTAACAGTTCTTGATGAAGAAGACAACAAGAATCTGGCAGAAGCT atCAAGTTGGCAGAGAATGTGATTGCTGAAGCTGACAGAGAGATGGGTAAAGCCAAGTGTAACTACTTCAGAGCCAAAATCAACTTCATTTATGAAGAAGAG ACATGTCAGTCATTAGAAGATTCTACGACATTGGTGTGTAGTGGTTCCCTGAAGAATAACAAAGGCAGT AAACTACATGTTTTCCTGTTTGATGAGGTGTTAGTTGTGACAAGACTCAATAGCCAGAGTGGACAACAGACTTTTCAAGTGTACAGACAGCCTATCCCTGTAGACCAGTTGGTCGTTACTGACCTGAAAGATGGGGAAGTCAAGATGGGTTCATTCAGGAGTGCTTTTGGATCAGGACAAACAG taaaaaatGTGTTCCGAGTGTCATTCAGCGAACATGATAAAGGCCAGTCACACACATTGATAGCAGCTGATGAGCATGACAAAAGACAGTGGTTAATCTGCTTCCAGAAATTAGTTAACATTGTTTCCTCTGATGCTGTCAAGACTGGGGAAAGTAAAGACAAGTTAAAGGCACCCGGTACAGAAAAGTCAAAAGATGCCAAGAAGGGAACTTAG